The Leclercia sp. S52 genome has a segment encoding these proteins:
- the rapZ gene encoding RNase adapter RapZ, translated as MVLMIVSGRSGSGKSVALRALEDMGFYCVDNLPVVLLPELARSLADRQISAAVSIDVRNMPESPEIFEQAMSSLPEAFSPQLLFLDADRNTLIRRYSDTRRLHPLSSKNLSLESAIDQESDLLEPLRSRADLIVDTSEMSVHELAEMLRTRLLGKRERELTMVFESFGFKHGIPIDADYVFDVRFLPNPHWDPKLRPMTGLDKPVAAFLDRHTEVHNFIYQTRSYLELWLPMLETNNRSYLTVAIGCTGGKHRSVYIAEQLADYFRSRGKNVQSRHRTLEKRKT; from the coding sequence ATGGTGCTGATGATCGTCAGCGGTCGTTCGGGATCCGGGAAATCGGTCGCCCTGCGAGCGCTGGAAGATATGGGCTTTTACTGCGTCGATAACCTGCCGGTGGTGCTGCTGCCCGAGCTGGCGAGATCGCTGGCCGATCGGCAGATTTCCGCCGCGGTCAGCATCGACGTGCGTAACATGCCTGAATCGCCGGAGATCTTTGAGCAGGCGATGAGCAGTTTGCCGGAGGCGTTTTCACCTCAGCTGCTGTTCCTTGATGCCGATCGCAATACGCTGATCCGTCGCTACAGCGATACCCGCCGTCTGCATCCGCTCTCCAGCAAAAACCTGTCGCTGGAAAGCGCCATTGACCAGGAGAGCGATCTGCTGGAGCCGCTGCGCTCACGTGCCGATCTGATCGTCGATACCTCCGAAATGTCCGTTCATGAACTGGCGGAGATGCTGCGTACCCGTCTGCTGGGCAAACGCGAGCGCGAGCTGACGATGGTGTTTGAATCTTTCGGCTTTAAGCACGGCATCCCGATCGATGCAGACTATGTGTTTGACGTGCGCTTCCTGCCCAACCCGCACTGGGATCCAAAGCTGCGTCCGATGACCGGCCTGGATAAGCCCGTTGCCGCGTTCCTTGACAGGCATACGGAAGTGCATAACTTTATCTATCAGACGCGCAGCTACCTTGAACTCTGGTTGCCAATGCTGGAGACAAACAATCGCAGCTACCTGACGGTGGCGATTGGCTGTACCGGGGGCAAACACCGTTCGGTCTATATTGCTGAGCAACTGGCTGACTATTTCCGCTCACGCGGCAAAAACGTGCAGTCCCGTCATCGTACGCTGGAAAAACGTAAAACATGA
- the arcB gene encoding aerobic respiration two-component sensor histidine kinase ArcB, which translates to MKQIRLLAQYYVDLMMKLGLVRFSLLLALALVVLAIVVQMAITMVLHGQVESIDLIRSIFFGLLITPWAVYFLSVVVEQLEESRQRLTRVVEKLEEMRERDLKLNVQLKDNIAQLNQEISDRVKAEAERQTTLEQLKIEMKEREQTQIQLEQQSSFLRSFLDASPDLVFYRNEDKEFSGCNRAMELLTGKSEKQLVSLRPQDVYSPEAAAKVIETDEKVFRHNVSLTYEQWLDYPDGRKACFEIRKVPYYDRVGKRHGLMGFGRDITERKRYQDALERASRDKTTFISTISHELRTPLNGIVGLSRILLDTELTTEQEKYLKTIHVSAVTLGNIFNDIIDMDKMERRKVQLDNQPVDFTGFLADLENLSGLQAQQKGLRFVMEPTLPLPHKVVTDGTRLRQILWNLISNAVKFTQNGQVAVRVRYGEGEMLHFEVEDSGIGIPQEEQDKIFAMYYQVKDSQGGKPATGTGIGLAVSRRLAKSMGGDITVSSNPGHGSVFKLSVHAPAVAEEVEDTFAHDDMPLPALHVLLVEDIELNVIVARSVLEKLGSSVDVAMTGTAALEMFTPGEYDLVLLDIQLPDMTGLDISRELTSRYASDELPPLVALTANVLKDKKEYLDAGMDDVLSKPLAVPALTAMIKKFWDTCDEEESTMTTVDTEKAQSLLDIEMLEQYIELVGPKLITDGIAIFEKMMPGYLNVLESNLTARDQKGIVEEGHKIKGAAGSIGLRHLQQLGKQIQSPDLPAWEDNVGEWVEEMKQEWQNDVAVLKAWVESRKK; encoded by the coding sequence ATGAAGCAAATTCGGTTACTGGCGCAATACTATGTCGATCTGATGATGAAGCTCGGCCTGGTACGCTTCTCCCTGCTGCTGGCGCTGGCGCTGGTGGTGCTGGCGATTGTGGTGCAGATGGCCATTACCATGGTGCTGCACGGTCAGGTTGAGAGCATTGATCTTATCCGCTCTATTTTCTTCGGCCTGCTGATCACCCCCTGGGCGGTCTATTTCCTCTCGGTGGTGGTTGAACAGCTGGAGGAGTCCCGCCAGCGGCTGACCCGGGTCGTGGAAAAGCTGGAGGAGATGCGCGAGCGCGATCTGAAGCTCAACGTCCAGCTGAAAGACAATATTGCCCAGCTGAATCAGGAGATCTCAGACCGCGTAAAAGCGGAGGCCGAGCGCCAGACCACGCTGGAACAGCTGAAAATCGAAATGAAGGAGCGCGAGCAGACGCAGATCCAGCTTGAGCAGCAATCCTCGTTCCTGCGTTCTTTCCTTGATGCCTCCCCGGATCTGGTCTTCTATCGCAATGAAGATAAAGAGTTCTCCGGCTGTAACCGGGCGATGGAGCTTTTGACCGGCAAGAGTGAAAAACAGCTCGTCAGCCTGCGCCCGCAGGACGTCTACTCACCCGAGGCTGCCGCCAAAGTGATCGAAACCGACGAGAAGGTTTTCCGTCATAACGTCTCCCTGACCTACGAACAGTGGCTCGACTACCCGGACGGGCGCAAAGCCTGCTTCGAAATCCGTAAAGTGCCTTACTACGACCGCGTCGGGAAACGCCATGGGCTGATGGGCTTCGGGCGGGACATTACCGAGCGCAAGCGCTATCAGGATGCCCTGGAGCGTGCCAGCCGCGATAAAACCACCTTCATCTCCACCATCAGCCATGAGCTGCGTACTCCGCTCAACGGCATCGTGGGGCTAAGCCGCATTCTGCTCGATACCGAACTGACGACCGAGCAGGAGAAATATCTGAAAACCATCCACGTTTCAGCGGTCACGCTCGGCAATATCTTCAACGATATTATTGATATGGATAAGATGGAACGGCGCAAAGTCCAGCTGGATAACCAGCCGGTGGACTTCACCGGCTTCCTGGCCGATCTGGAGAACCTCTCCGGCCTGCAGGCGCAGCAGAAAGGGTTACGCTTTGTGATGGAGCCCACCCTGCCGCTGCCGCACAAGGTGGTGACTGACGGCACGCGCCTGCGCCAGATCCTGTGGAACTTGATCAGCAACGCGGTCAAGTTTACCCAGAACGGCCAGGTCGCGGTTCGCGTACGTTACGGCGAGGGCGAGATGCTGCACTTCGAGGTGGAGGATTCCGGGATCGGCATTCCGCAGGAGGAGCAGGACAAGATCTTCGCCATGTATTATCAGGTTAAAGACAGCCAGGGGGGCAAGCCCGCCACCGGTACAGGGATTGGCCTGGCGGTATCGCGCCGACTGGCGAAAAGCATGGGTGGCGATATTACGGTGAGCAGCAACCCTGGACACGGCTCGGTGTTTAAGCTGAGCGTTCACGCCCCGGCCGTGGCGGAGGAGGTCGAGGATACCTTTGCCCACGACGATATGCCGCTGCCTGCCCTGCACGTGCTGCTGGTGGAGGATATTGAACTGAACGTGATTGTGGCGCGCTCGGTGCTGGAGAAACTCGGCAGCAGCGTGGATGTCGCCATGACCGGCACCGCCGCGCTGGAGATGTTTACGCCGGGGGAATACGACCTGGTGCTGCTGGATATTCAACTCCCGGACATGACCGGGCTCGACATCTCGCGTGAGCTGACCAGCCGTTACGCCAGCGATGAACTGCCGCCGCTGGTGGCGCTGACCGCCAACGTGCTGAAAGACAAAAAAGAGTACCTCGATGCCGGTATGGACGACGTACTGAGCAAACCGCTGGCGGTACCAGCCTTAACCGCCATGATTAAGAAGTTCTGGGACACCTGTGACGAAGAGGAGAGCACCATGACGACGGTAGATACGGAAAAAGCGCAGTCTTTGCTGGATATCGAGATGCTGGAGCAGTACATCGAACTGGTGGGTCCGAAGTTGATCACTGACGGTATAGCCATATTCGAAAAGATGATGCCGGGTTATTTGAACGTGCTGGAGTCCAACCTGACGGCGCGGGATCAGAAAGGCATTGTAGAAGAGGGCCATAAGATCAAAGGTGCCGCCGGATCTATCGGTTTGCGCCATCTGCAGCAGCTGGGTAAGCAGATCCAGTCTCCGGATTTACCGGCGTGGGAAGATAATGTGGGTGAATGGGTTGAAGAGATGAAGCAGGAGTGGCAAAACGATGTGGCCGTTCTGAAAGCCTGGGTGGAGAGCAGAAAAAAATGA
- the elbB gene encoding isoprenoid biosynthesis glyoxalase ElbB, which produces MKKVGVVLSGCGVYDGSEIHEAVLTLLALARNGAEAVCFAPDKAQSDVINHLTGEPLPESRNVLTEAARIARGQIRPLSEARAAELDALIVPGGFGAAKNLSDFAHQGSACQVESDLKTLALQMHEAGKPLGFICIAPAMLPAIFDIPLRLTIGTDIDTAEVIEDMGGEHIPCPVDDIVVDEENRIVTTPAYMLAQNIAEAATGIEKLVTRVLVLAA; this is translated from the coding sequence ATGAAAAAGGTCGGTGTAGTACTGAGCGGTTGCGGTGTTTACGATGGTTCTGAAATTCATGAAGCGGTTCTGACGCTGCTGGCGCTGGCACGCAATGGTGCAGAAGCGGTCTGTTTCGCGCCGGACAAAGCCCAGTCCGATGTCATCAACCATCTCACCGGCGAACCGCTGCCGGAAAGCCGAAATGTCCTGACTGAAGCCGCGCGGATCGCCCGCGGGCAGATCCGCCCGCTCAGTGAAGCGCGTGCTGCGGAACTGGATGCGCTGATTGTGCCGGGCGGTTTTGGCGCCGCAAAAAACCTCAGCGATTTTGCCCACCAGGGCAGCGCCTGCCAGGTGGAAAGCGATTTAAAAACCCTCGCGCTGCAGATGCATGAGGCCGGGAAACCGCTGGGCTTTATCTGTATCGCCCCGGCGATGCTGCCGGCCATCTTCGATATTCCGCTGCGTCTGACCATCGGCACCGACATCGATACCGCCGAGGTCATCGAGGACATGGGTGGGGAGCATATCCCCTGTCCGGTGGACGATATCGTGGTCGACGAAGAGAACAGGATCGTCACCACCCCTGCGTACATGCTGGCGCAGAACATTGCCGAGGCCGCGACAGGTATTGAGAAGCTGGTCACCCGCGTGCTGGTGCTGGCGGCATGA
- the ptsN gene encoding PTS IIA-like nitrogen regulatory protein PtsN, with translation MMNNDSTLQLSSVLNQECTRSAVHCQSKKRALEIISELAAKQLSLPPQVVFEAILTREKMGSTGIGNGIAIPHGKLEEDTLRAVGVFVQLETPIAFDAIDNQPVDLLFALLVPADQTKTHLHTLSLVAKRLADKTICRRLRAAQSDEELYQIITETEGNQDDA, from the coding sequence ATGATGAATAACGATTCAACTCTACAACTGAGCAGTGTCCTTAATCAGGAATGTACTCGCAGTGCCGTCCACTGCCAGAGCAAAAAACGTGCCCTGGAAATCATCAGTGAACTGGCCGCAAAACAGCTGAGCCTGCCGCCGCAAGTGGTATTTGAAGCGATCCTGACCCGCGAAAAAATGGGCAGTACCGGCATCGGCAACGGCATCGCCATTCCCCATGGCAAACTTGAAGAGGATACTCTGCGCGCTGTAGGCGTGTTTGTTCAGCTGGAAACACCTATCGCCTTTGATGCCATTGATAACCAGCCTGTCGATCTGCTGTTTGCCCTGCTGGTGCCAGCCGATCAGACCAAAACACATTTGCACACCCTCTCGCTGGTGGCCAAACGTCTGGCGGATAAAACCATCTGTCGCCGTTTGCGCGCGGCACAGAGCGATGAGGAGCTTTATCAAATTATTACGGAAACGGAAGGCAATCAGGATGATGCGTAA
- the lptG gene encoding LPS export ABC transporter permease LptG has translation MQAFGVLDRYIGKTIFTTIMMTLFMLVSLSGIIKFVDQLKKAGQGSYDAMGAGMYTLLSIPKDVQIFFPMAALLGALLGLGMLAQRSELVVMQASGFTRMQVALSVMKTAIPLVFLTMAMGEWVAPQGEQMARNYRAQMMYGGSLLSTQQGLWAKDGNNFVYIERVTGDNTLGGVSIYSFNDQRRLQAVRYATSATFDTEKKVWRLSQVDESNLQDPKQITGSQTVTGTWKTNLTPDKLGVVALDPDALSISGLHNYVKYLKSSGQDAGRYQLNMWSKIFQPLSVAVMMLMALSFIFGPLRSVPMGVRVVTGISFGFVFYVLDQIFGPLTLVYGIPPFIGALLPSASFFLISLWLLLKRS, from the coding sequence ATGCAGGCGTTTGGCGTTCTTGATCGCTATATCGGTAAAACCATTTTTACCACCATCATGATGACCTTATTCATGCTGGTGTCGCTCTCCGGCATCATCAAGTTTGTTGACCAGCTGAAAAAGGCCGGTCAGGGGAGCTATGATGCGATGGGCGCGGGGATGTATACCCTGCTCAGCATTCCGAAAGATGTGCAGATCTTCTTCCCAATGGCGGCGCTGTTAGGCGCCCTGCTGGGGCTGGGGATGCTGGCGCAGCGCAGTGAGCTGGTGGTGATGCAGGCGTCGGGCTTTACCCGTATGCAGGTTGCGCTGTCGGTGATGAAAACCGCGATCCCGCTGGTATTCCTGACCATGGCAATGGGCGAGTGGGTTGCGCCGCAGGGCGAGCAGATGGCGCGTAACTACCGCGCACAGATGATGTATGGCGGCTCGCTGCTCTCCACCCAGCAGGGGCTGTGGGCGAAAGACGGCAATAACTTCGTCTATATCGAACGCGTTACCGGCGATAACACCCTTGGCGGGGTGAGCATCTATAGCTTTAACGATCAGCGTCGTCTGCAGGCGGTGCGTTATGCCACGTCGGCCACCTTCGATACCGAGAAAAAGGTCTGGCGTCTGTCCCAGGTGGACGAGTCAAACCTGCAGGACCCGAAGCAGATCACCGGTTCGCAGACGGTCACTGGCACCTGGAAAACCAACCTGACCCCCGACAAGCTCGGCGTGGTGGCGCTGGATCCGGATGCGCTGTCCATCAGCGGCCTGCACAACTACGTGAAATACCTGAAGTCGAGCGGCCAGGACGCCGGGCGTTATCAGCTCAACATGTGGAGCAAGATCTTCCAGCCGCTCTCCGTGGCGGTGATGATGCTGATGGCGCTGTCGTTTATCTTCGGCCCGCTGCGTAGCGTCCCTATGGGGGTACGCGTCGTCACCGGCATCAGCTTCGGGTTTGTCTTCTACGTTCTCGATCAGATCTTCGGTCCGCTGACTCTGGTTTACGGTATCCCGCCGTTTATCGGCGCGCTGCTGCCGAGCGCCTCCTTCTTCCTGATCAGCCTCTGGCTGCTGTTGAAGCGCTCCTGA
- the rpoN gene encoding RNA polymerase factor sigma-54 has translation MKQGLQLRLSQQLAMTPQLQQAIRLLQLSTLELQQELQQALDSNPLLEQTDLHDEVETQQTQDNETLDSVDALEQKEMPDELPLDASWDEIYTAGTPSGTRADYQDDELPVYQGETTQSLQDYLMWQVELTPFSDTDRAIATSIVDAVDETGYLTVSLDEILESIGDDEIDLEEVEAVLKRVQRFDPVGVAARDLRDCLLIQLSQFVKETPWLEEARLIVSEHLDLLANHDFRSLMRVTRLKEEILKEAVNLIQSLDPRPGQSIQTSEPEYVIPDVLVRKHNGLWTVELNSDSIPRLQINQQYASMCTSSRNDSDNQFIRSNLQEARWLIKSLESRNDTLLRVSRCIVEQQQAFFEQGEEFMKPMVLADIAQAVEMHESTISRVTTQKYLHSPRGIFELKYFFSSHVNTEGGGEASSTAIRALVKKLIAAENPAKPLSDSKLTTMLSDQGIMVARRTVAKYRESLSIPPSNQRKQLV, from the coding sequence ATGAAGCAAGGTTTGCAATTAAGGCTCAGCCAACAGCTGGCAATGACGCCGCAGTTACAACAGGCCATCCGTCTGTTGCAGCTGTCGACGCTGGAACTTCAGCAGGAGCTGCAGCAAGCGCTGGACAGTAATCCCCTGCTTGAGCAAACCGATCTTCACGACGAGGTAGAAACTCAGCAAACCCAGGACAACGAAACGCTCGACAGCGTTGACGCGCTGGAGCAAAAAGAGATGCCTGACGAGCTTCCTCTTGATGCCAGTTGGGATGAGATCTACACCGCGGGCACACCGTCCGGCACGCGCGCAGACTACCAGGATGATGAATTGCCGGTGTATCAGGGCGAAACCACCCAGTCGCTGCAGGATTACCTGATGTGGCAGGTGGAGCTGACGCCGTTTTCCGATACCGATCGCGCCATTGCCACCTCCATCGTCGATGCCGTTGATGAGACCGGCTATTTGACCGTGTCGCTGGACGAGATTCTGGAAAGTATCGGTGACGATGAGATCGACCTTGAAGAGGTCGAAGCGGTTCTGAAGCGCGTCCAGCGTTTTGATCCGGTCGGCGTCGCGGCACGGGATTTACGTGACTGCCTGCTGATCCAGCTTTCGCAGTTCGTCAAAGAGACGCCGTGGCTTGAAGAGGCTCGCCTGATTGTCAGCGAACATCTGGATCTGCTGGCCAACCACGACTTCCGCTCGTTGATGCGCGTGACGCGCCTGAAAGAAGAGATCCTGAAAGAAGCGGTTAATCTGATCCAGTCGCTGGATCCGCGTCCGGGGCAGTCAATCCAGACCAGCGAGCCCGAGTACGTCATTCCCGACGTGCTGGTACGCAAACATAACGGCCTGTGGACCGTGGAACTCAACTCCGACAGCATCCCGCGGCTGCAAATTAATCAGCAGTACGCTTCGATGTGTACCAGCTCGCGCAACGACTCGGATAACCAGTTTATCCGCAGCAATCTGCAGGAGGCGCGCTGGCTGATCAAAAGCCTCGAGAGCCGCAATGATACGTTGCTGCGCGTCAGCCGCTGCATCGTGGAGCAGCAGCAGGCGTTTTTTGAACAGGGTGAAGAGTTTATGAAACCGATGGTGCTGGCGGATATCGCTCAGGCCGTCGAGATGCATGAATCGACGATTTCCCGCGTGACGACGCAGAAGTATCTGCACAGTCCGCGCGGTATTTTTGAGCTTAAGTATTTTTTCTCCAGCCATGTCAACACCGAAGGCGGCGGCGAAGCCTCGTCGACAGCCATCCGGGCGCTGGTGAAAAAATTGATCGCCGCGGAAAACCCCGCGAAACCACTGAGCGACAGTAAGTTAACCACCATGCTGTCCGATCAAGGTATCATGGTGGCACGCCGTACTGTTGCGAAGTATCGAGAGTCTTTATCCATTCCGCCGTCAAACCAGCGTAAACAACTGGTCTGA
- the mtgA gene encoding monofunctional biosynthetic peptidoglycan transglycosylase, with product MKRPRSGWVRRIVIRVLLVLAVFWGGGIALFSFLPVPFSAVMIERQLGSWLRGDFSYIAHSDWVSMDEISPWMGLAVIAAEDQKFPDHWGFDVGAIEKALAHNERNESRIRGASTLSQQTAKNLFLWDGRSWMRKGFEAGLTLGIETVWSKKRILTVYLNIAEFGEGVFGVEAAARHYFHKPASRLSASEAALLAAVLPNPIRFKASAPSGYVRSRQAWILRQMRQLGGEGFMQANKLH from the coding sequence TTGAAGCGTCCCCGATCCGGCTGGGTAAGACGGATCGTCATTCGCGTTCTGCTGGTGCTGGCGGTCTTCTGGGGCGGCGGCATTGCTCTGTTCAGCTTCCTGCCGGTGCCGTTTTCCGCGGTGATGATTGAACGTCAGCTGGGGAGCTGGCTGAGAGGAGATTTCAGCTATATTGCCCATTCTGACTGGGTGAGTATGGATGAGATCTCGCCGTGGATGGGGTTAGCCGTTATTGCCGCTGAAGATCAGAAATTTCCCGACCACTGGGGATTTGACGTGGGGGCGATAGAAAAGGCGTTAGCGCATAACGAACGTAATGAGAGCCGTATTCGCGGGGCATCGACGCTTTCTCAGCAAACGGCGAAAAACCTGTTTCTGTGGGACGGACGCAGCTGGATGAGAAAGGGATTTGAAGCCGGACTGACGCTGGGGATCGAAACGGTGTGGAGTAAAAAACGCATCCTGACGGTATACCTGAATATCGCGGAGTTTGGCGAGGGCGTGTTTGGCGTCGAAGCCGCTGCCCGGCACTATTTTCACAAACCTGCCAGCCGCCTGTCGGCGTCAGAGGCCGCGCTGCTGGCCGCCGTGCTACCGAACCCAATTCGCTTTAAGGCCAGCGCGCCTTCAGGCTATGTACGCAGCCGCCAGGCGTGGATCCTGCGTCAGATGCGTCAGCTGGGTGGGGAAGGGTTTATGCAGGCCAATAAGCTGCATTAA
- the lptF gene encoding LPS export ABC transporter permease LptF, producing MIIIRYLVRETLKSQLAILFILLLIFFCQKLVRILGAAADGEIPTNLVLSLLGLGVPEMAQLILPLSLFLGLLMTLGKLYTESEITVMHACGLSKAVLIKAAMVLALFTGIVAAVNVMWAGPVSSRHQDEVLAEAKANPGMAALAQGQFQQATDGNSVLFIESVDGSRFNEVFLAQIRTKGNARPSVVVADSGQLAQGKDGSQIVTLNKGTRFEGTAMLRDFRITDFQNYQAIIGHQTVALDPTDTEQMSMRTLINTDTNRARAELHWRITLVFTVFMMALMVVPLSVVNPRQGRVLSMLPAMLLYLVFFLLQTSIKSNGGKGKIDPVIWTWVINGLYLLLAVILNLWDTVPMRRVRARFTRKGAV from the coding sequence GTGATAATCATAAGATATCTGGTGCGGGAGACGCTAAAAAGCCAGCTGGCGATACTCTTCATCCTGCTTCTGATCTTTTTCTGTCAGAAACTGGTGAGGATCCTCGGCGCGGCTGCCGACGGCGAAATTCCCACAAATCTGGTGCTTTCCCTGCTCGGGTTAGGCGTGCCTGAAATGGCGCAGCTTATCCTGCCATTAAGCCTTTTCCTCGGACTGCTGATGACGCTCGGTAAACTCTATACCGAAAGCGAAATTACCGTCATGCATGCATGTGGTCTGAGCAAAGCGGTACTGATTAAAGCCGCCATGGTCCTGGCGCTGTTTACCGGCATCGTGGCCGCGGTGAACGTGATGTGGGCCGGACCTGTCTCCTCGCGTCATCAGGATGAAGTGCTGGCTGAAGCAAAAGCGAACCCCGGCATGGCCGCACTGGCGCAGGGGCAGTTCCAGCAGGCAACCGACGGTAACTCCGTGCTGTTTATTGAAAGCGTGGATGGCAGCCGCTTTAACGAAGTCTTCCTCGCGCAAATCCGTACCAAAGGTAATGCCCGTCCGTCCGTGGTGGTAGCCGATTCCGGTCAGCTCGCACAGGGTAAAGACGGTTCGCAGATCGTGACCCTGAATAAAGGCACCCGCTTTGAAGGCACGGCAATGCTGCGTGACTTCCGCATTACGGATTTCCAGAACTATCAGGCGATTATCGGTCATCAGACGGTGGCGCTGGATCCTACCGATACTGAACAGATGAGCATGCGCACGCTGATCAATACAGATACCAATCGCGCCCGCGCGGAGCTGCACTGGCGAATTACGCTGGTATTCACCGTGTTTATGATGGCGTTGATGGTCGTGCCGCTCAGCGTGGTCAACCCACGTCAGGGCCGCGTGCTCTCGATGTTGCCCGCGATGCTGCTTTATCTGGTGTTCTTCCTGCTGCAAACCTCGATCAAATCGAATGGCGGTAAAGGAAAAATCGACCCGGTTATCTGGACCTGGGTGATTAACGGACTCTATCTGCTGTTGGCCGTCATCCTCAACCTGTGGGATACCGTGCCGATGCGCCGTGTACGAGCCCGGTTTACGCGTAAAGGAGCGGTGTAA
- the npr gene encoding PTS phosphocarrier protein NPr encodes MTVKQTVEITNKLGMHARPAMKLFELMQGFDAEVLLRNDEGTEAEANSVIALLMLDSAKGRQIEIEATGPQEVEALAAVIALFNAGFDED; translated from the coding sequence ATGACCGTAAAGCAGACCGTTGAGATCACCAATAAGCTGGGCATGCACGCACGCCCGGCGATGAAGTTGTTCGAACTGATGCAGGGGTTTGACGCGGAAGTTCTGCTGCGTAATGACGAAGGCACCGAAGCCGAAGCCAACAGCGTGATTGCCCTGCTGATGCTGGACTCCGCCAAGGGCCGCCAGATCGAAATCGAAGCCACCGGCCCACAGGAAGTCGAGGCGCTGGCGGCAGTGATTGCGCTGTTCAACGCCGGGTTTGATGAGGATTAA
- the hpf gene encoding ribosome hibernation promoting factor has protein sequence MQLNITGHNVEITEALREFVNTKFAKLEQYFERINQVYIVLKVEKVTHISDATLHVNGGEIHASAEGQDMYAAIDGLIDKLARQLNKHKDKLKQH, from the coding sequence ATGCAGCTCAACATCACTGGACACAACGTCGAGATCACTGAGGCCCTGCGCGAGTTTGTGAATACGAAGTTCGCCAAGCTGGAGCAGTATTTCGAGAGGATCAATCAGGTCTACATTGTGTTAAAAGTGGAAAAAGTGACTCATATCTCGGATGCGACCCTGCATGTTAACGGAGGCGAAATCCATGCCAGTGCGGAAGGACAAGACATGTACGCGGCTATCGACGGCTTGATTGACAAGCTGGCACGACAGCTAAACAAACATAAAGATAAACTGAAACAACACTAA